Proteins encoded within one genomic window of Thermodesulfobacteriota bacterium:
- a CDS encoding D-Ala-D-Ala carboxypeptidase family metallohydrolase, translated as MGDLSRNFSKSEFACRCCGKTEIDQRLVEALQELRDLAGAPVRVTSGYRCPDHNRAVGGAKQSRHLLGHAADIVIKGLSVTGMFELAERVAAFRNGGIGVYPEQGFVHVDIREVRTRWGHLGGKYVSFEEAMKTNGGDRNAAV; from the coding sequence ATGGGAGATCTGAGCCGGAATTTCTCGAAGAGCGAGTTCGCCTGCCGGTGTTGCGGCAAAACCGAGATCGATCAACGCCTCGTGGAAGCGCTCCAGGAATTGCGCGACCTCGCGGGCGCTCCCGTCCGCGTCACCAGCGGCTACCGCTGCCCCGATCACAACCGGGCGGTGGGCGGTGCAAAACAGAGCCGGCATCTGCTCGGACATGCCGCGGACATCGTGATCAAGGGCTTGTCCGTCACCGGGATGTTCGAACTCGCCGAGCGGGTGGCCGCCTTCCGTAACGGCGGAATCGGCGTCTACCCGGAGCAAGGATTTGTCCACGTGGACATCCGCGAGGTGCGGACCCGATGGGGACACCTCGGCGGGAAATACGTGTCGTTCGAAGAAGCGATGAAAACAAACGGAGGTGACCGCAATGCAGCAGTTTGA
- a CDS encoding phage tail tape measure protein, translated as MNGDLGLGVIVSMKDAFSQNAARVQSSMQSLDETVAASSERMTRNLDRIQQGTMMIGAGLALMAVPAGLIASTAATQKALGEIASLGIKDLRALEDAAESFTNTWAGYSKAEFIGAAYDVKSALSSLSDEAVGTFSAMAALTAKATKASIQEMVGTFTTGYGIFKPIMSGMTDMEWAKAFSGAMAQTVASFKTTGAQMAEAVKNIGAVAAASNIPLQEQLAILGQLQTTMPGSEAGTLYKAFIMKAAEAGEQLGLSFVDSTGRLKGVIPILQEIKSRFPDLTQAAAQVQIKKAFGSDEAVKFLLQMSQGMESLEGNIRTIEQAMKSGTAVTEEMARAMNMDIGSQFQLLRQQVGNLAEILGRTLLPVVTPVIQGISKAVLFFQRLARSMPGLTRVLLTLSIALGAVLVVVGGVIAAAGTIGLMLPAIKAGLAAMGAAIAGVGSTFAAYFLPVVAIIGGVVLAVYLLKRAWETNFAGIRDTILGAWEKVQLVFQGIRALVTSLSGGAGTMSADLAQKLEQAGLMGLVVTVFRIYYRVRQFLTGLWEAFSDAFGNIRAILEPAVRALMQAYGMLYKAIFSVLEIFGLAASSADASSCRSLGETLGTVLGVIAKVGAYLLKFVIYNLAAVITVVAWVVRAVVWLGKTIVTAFIEAGKFIYKFFLPVRLLVEAFRMAARVVYAVWQVLTGDISVLDGLKAVGGAVFDFLATPFRWARDVIAGVWDFIKGLFSAVGSFFASAASALAAAFMDLPLVRTLADVFGAVRGFLSGDTTFFEAGKAILVSVGKGIWSAVTYPFEMLKKALGWLRRLLPFSDAETGPLSDLTASGAAVVKTLAKGMLGVLSLPGKVLGLAMQGMLDAVRWVWNGLKSLGSGILSAVTWPFRTGAEAASAVWRSVSTAASSAWNGLITLGRGAAGVLSAPFGWMQSAAGTAWNGIASAAIGFWGSLGSIGRTAWSLVSTPFSWIAVSAGEAWDRVQTSAGAAWDGIANLLQGGWSRIGSLFQSSWPLLSAPFDWIAGSVSSAWSRITGTASTAWDTLKTMAQSAWEWIKAPFEGLASAASSAWEQVKTAASSAFGSLASSVSSLAGSAFESGRAFMTAVGDGIKSAVSAPYQAAKSALSFVRNLLPFSDAKEGPLADLTRSGAALIQTLAGGITKAASAPAEAMTRAFGFMTGLTGKIAAPAMLAGTLALTPVMAAEAPTLASSLESTGAAVPMERPATRLATGQARLLGETKGALGPESGMPAAPPGETLRPVLESLLAKMEQLGERPIEVSVTTLLDGRQVARSVYRDLRERKIKNYETL; from the coding sequence ATGAATGGAGATCTCGGACTCGGCGTCATCGTCTCGATGAAGGACGCGTTCTCGCAGAACGCGGCCCGGGTCCAGTCGTCCATGCAGTCCCTGGACGAGACGGTGGCCGCCTCCAGCGAGCGGATGACGCGCAACCTCGACCGCATCCAACAGGGCACCATGATGATCGGCGCGGGGCTGGCGCTCATGGCCGTGCCCGCGGGGCTCATCGCCTCCACCGCCGCGACCCAGAAAGCCCTGGGCGAAATTGCGTCACTCGGAATCAAGGACCTTCGGGCTCTCGAGGACGCCGCCGAGAGCTTCACCAACACCTGGGCCGGATACAGCAAGGCTGAATTCATCGGCGCGGCCTACGACGTAAAGTCGGCGTTGTCGAGCCTCTCCGACGAAGCCGTGGGCACCTTCTCCGCCATGGCCGCGCTCACCGCCAAGGCCACCAAGGCCAGCATCCAGGAGATGGTCGGCACCTTCACCACCGGGTACGGCATCTTCAAGCCGATCATGTCGGGCATGACCGACATGGAGTGGGCCAAGGCTTTCTCCGGAGCCATGGCTCAGACCGTAGCGTCCTTCAAGACCACCGGGGCGCAGATGGCTGAAGCCGTCAAAAACATCGGCGCGGTCGCCGCCGCTTCCAACATCCCGCTTCAGGAACAACTGGCTATTCTCGGGCAATTGCAGACCACCATGCCCGGTTCGGAAGCCGGAACACTCTACAAGGCTTTCATCATGAAGGCGGCCGAGGCCGGTGAACAATTGGGATTGTCCTTCGTGGATTCCACAGGAAGGCTCAAAGGGGTCATCCCCATTCTTCAAGAGATCAAGTCGCGCTTTCCGGACCTTACCCAGGCCGCCGCGCAGGTCCAGATCAAGAAGGCCTTCGGCTCCGATGAGGCGGTGAAGTTCCTGCTCCAGATGTCCCAGGGAATGGAGTCCCTGGAGGGCAACATCCGCACCATCGAACAGGCGATGAAGAGCGGCACCGCCGTCACCGAGGAAATGGCGCGGGCCATGAACATGGATATCGGCAGTCAGTTCCAGCTTTTGCGCCAGCAGGTCGGAAACCTCGCTGAAATCCTCGGCCGCACGCTTCTGCCGGTGGTGACTCCGGTTATCCAGGGGATATCGAAAGCCGTCCTGTTCTTCCAGAGGCTCGCACGTTCGATGCCGGGGTTGACCAGAGTCCTCTTGACCTTGTCCATCGCCCTGGGTGCCGTGCTGGTCGTCGTCGGGGGAGTCATCGCCGCGGCCGGGACCATCGGCCTCATGCTCCCCGCCATCAAGGCGGGGCTTGCCGCCATGGGCGCGGCAATCGCCGGTGTGGGAAGCACGTTCGCCGCATACTTCCTTCCGGTGGTCGCGATCATCGGCGGTGTGGTGCTCGCCGTTTATCTCCTCAAGCGGGCTTGGGAGACCAACTTCGCCGGCATCAGGGACACCATCCTCGGCGCATGGGAAAAGGTGCAACTCGTATTCCAGGGAATCCGGGCGCTCGTTACATCGCTTTCCGGCGGAGCCGGAACCATGTCGGCCGACCTGGCCCAGAAGCTCGAACAGGCCGGACTGATGGGACTGGTGGTCACGGTCTTCCGCATCTACTACCGGGTGCGCCAGTTTCTGACCGGCTTGTGGGAGGCATTCTCCGATGCGTTCGGAAATATCAGGGCGATTCTCGAACCCGCGGTCCGGGCGCTCATGCAGGCTTACGGCATGCTGTACAAAGCGATCTTCTCGGTCCTTGAAATCTTCGGCTTGGCGGCCTCTTCCGCCGACGCCTCCTCCTGCCGGAGTCTCGGGGAGACCCTCGGCACGGTTCTCGGTGTGATCGCCAAGGTCGGCGCGTATCTCCTCAAGTTCGTCATCTACAACCTGGCGGCCGTCATCACGGTGGTGGCTTGGGTGGTGCGCGCGGTCGTCTGGCTCGGCAAGACCATCGTCACCGCCTTCATCGAGGCGGGGAAGTTCATCTACAAGTTCTTCCTGCCGGTCCGGCTTTTGGTCGAGGCGTTCCGCATGGCGGCCCGGGTCGTCTATGCAGTCTGGCAGGTCCTCACCGGCGACATCTCCGTGCTCGACGGGCTCAAGGCCGTCGGCGGCGCGGTCTTTGATTTCCTGGCCACGCCGTTCCGCTGGGCCCGGGACGTGATCGCCGGTGTCTGGGATTTCATCAAGGGACTCTTCTCCGCCGTCGGAAGTTTTTTCGCTTCCGCGGCATCGGCTTTGGCTGCAGCCTTCATGGACCTGCCTCTGGTCCGGACGCTGGCCGATGTCTTCGGCGCGGTGCGGGGATTCTTATCCGGCGACACGACTTTCTTCGAGGCGGGCAAGGCGATTCTCGTATCCGTCGGAAAAGGCATCTGGTCGGCGGTCACCTATCCGTTCGAGATGCTCAAGAAGGCTCTCGGGTGGCTCCGCAGACTGCTGCCTTTTTCAGACGCGGAGACCGGTCCGTTGTCGGACCTCACCGCTTCCGGCGCAGCCGTTGTCAAGACGCTGGCCAAGGGAATGCTCGGCGTCCTCTCCCTGCCGGGCAAGGTGCTGGGTCTGGCGATGCAAGGGATGCTGGACGCGGTCCGCTGGGTATGGAACGGTCTGAAAAGCCTGGGAAGCGGCATTCTCTCCGCGGTCACCTGGCCGTTCAGGACAGGGGCGGAAGCCGCATCCGCCGTCTGGCGTAGCGTCAGTACTGCGGCATCGAGCGCTTGGAACGGGCTCATAACGCTCGGGCGTGGAGCTGCGGGCGTGTTGTCCGCGCCCTTCGGTTGGATGCAGTCCGCAGCCGGGACCGCATGGAACGGCATCGCGAGCGCCGCAATCGGATTCTGGGGGAGCCTCGGGAGCATCGGGCGTACGGCTTGGTCGCTCGTCAGCACGCCCTTTTCGTGGATCGCAGTTTCCGCGGGAGAGGCCTGGGACCGGGTTCAAACCTCAGCCGGCGCAGCCTGGGATGGAATCGCCAACCTTCTGCAGGGTGGATGGAGCCGGATCGGTTCGCTGTTCCAGTCGTCTTGGCCGCTTCTTTCCGCGCCCTTCGACTGGATCGCCGGAAGTGTTTCCTCCGCCTGGAGCCGGATCACCGGCACGGCGTCGACGGCATGGGACACTCTCAAGACCATGGCGCAGAGCGCCTGGGAGTGGATCAAAGCCCCGTTCGAGGGGTTGGCATCGGCCGCATCGTCCGCATGGGAACAAGTGAAGACCGCCGCTTCGAGCGCCTTCGGGTCTCTGGCGTCCAGCGTATCCTCGCTGGCTGGCTCGGCGTTCGAGAGCGGCAGGGCGTTCATGACCGCGGTGGGCGACGGCATCAAGTCCGCCGTGAGCGCGCCGTACCAGGCCGCCAAGTCGGCCCTTTCGTTCGTGCGGAATCTGCTGCCTTTCTCCGATGCCAAGGAAGGCCCGCTCGCGGACTTGACCCGAAGCGGCGCTGCGCTGATTCAGACCCTGGCCGGAGGCATCACCAAGGCTGCGTCCGCGCCCGCCGAGGCCATGACCCGCGCATTCGGATTCATGACCGGGCTGACCGGCAAGATCGCCGCTCCGGCCATGTTGGCGGGAACCCTGGCGCTCACACCGGTCATGGCGGCAGAAGCTCCGACGCTTGCCTCTTCCTTGGAAAGCACCGGAGCGGCGGTTCCGATGGAGCGACCGGCCACTCGTCTCGCCACCGGACAGGCCCGTCTTCTCGGTGAGACCAAGGGAGCGCTCGGTCCAGAGTCAGGCATGCCCGCCGCACCTCCGGGGGAGACGCTTCGCCCGGTGCTCGAATCCTTGCTGGCGAAGATGGAGCAACTCGGCGAGCGACCCATCGAGGTGTCGGTGACCACGCTGCTCGACGGACGGCAGGTGGCCCGTTCCGTGTACCGGGACCTGCGCGAGCGCAAGATCAAGAACTACGAGACGCTGTGA